In Bacillota bacterium, one DNA window encodes the following:
- a CDS encoding cobalamin-binding protein, translating to MEALLKEISEALIQGNANKVKELTQKGLDEGLRPGQIIQEGLISGMMIIGERFKKNEVYVPEVLIAARAMHAGLDIVKPLLTEGEVTELGTVIIGTVKGDLHDIGKNLVAMMLEGAGFKVIDLGVDVSPEKFVEAAKENNADLVGMSALLTTTMVNMKETVEAFEKAGIRDQVKIIVGGAPVTQNYCDEIKADGYAPDAGRAVNVAKELLGLE from the coding sequence ATGGAAGCACTGTTGAAGGAGATTTCCGAAGCGTTAATCCAAGGTAACGCGAACAAGGTGAAGGAATTGACCCAGAAGGGCCTCGACGAAGGCCTCCGTCCCGGCCAGATCATCCAGGAGGGCTTGATTTCTGGTATGATGATCATTGGTGAGCGGTTCAAGAAGAACGAAGTCTATGTACCGGAGGTTCTGATCGCCGCTCGGGCGATGCATGCTGGTTTGGACATTGTGAAGCCGTTGCTGACCGAAGGGGAAGTGACGGAGCTGGGTACGGTAATCATCGGTACTGTGAAGGGTGACCTCCACGACATCGGTAAGAACCTGGTGGCTATGATGTTGGAAGGGGCCGGGTTCAAGGTCATCGACCTCGGTGTTGACGTTTCACCGGAGAAATTCGTGGAAGCGGCCAAAGAGAACAATGCCGATCTCGTAGGTATGTCGGCTCTGCTGACTACCACCATGGTCAATATGAAGGAAACCGTCGAAGCCTTCGAGAAGGCGGGGATCCGGGACCAGGTGAAGATCATTGTTGGTGGCGCACCGGTAACCCAGAACTATTGCGATGAGATCAAGGCCGACGGCTATGCTCCCGATGCCGGTCGGGCGGTGAACGTAGCTAAAGAGTTGCTAGGCCTGGAGTAA
- the nikR gene encoding nickel-responsive transcriptional regulator NikR, which produces MPVKEQLTRFSVSVEQDLLDHFDQLIATKGYTNRSEAIRDLMREYLATNSPRRDETPAVGTLTLVYDHHVRELADKLMDLQHAYHEHIISTLHVHLDHSLCMEVIVLRGRLTEIEEIAGKMTSTRGVKRGKLLTYFQP; this is translated from the coding sequence TTGCCCGTGAAAGAACAGCTAACTAGATTTAGTGTTTCGGTGGAACAAGACCTCTTGGATCACTTTGATCAGTTAATTGCCACGAAGGGATACACCAATCGTTCCGAGGCGATTCGGGATCTTATGCGGGAGTATCTTGCGACAAACAGTCCCCGCAGGGACGAGACCCCCGCCGTGGGCACCCTCACCCTGGTCTATGATCACCACGTGCGGGAGCTTGCGGACAAACTGATGGACCTGCAACATGCGTACCATGAGCACATTATCTCCACCCTGCATGTGCATTTAGATCATTCTCTCTGTATGGAGGTAATCGTCCTGCGGGGAAGACTCACGGAAATCGAAGAGATCGCGGGCAAGATGACAAGCACCCGAGGCGTAAAACGCGGAAAGCTCCTGACCTACTTTCAGCCGTAA
- a CDS encoding methyltetrahydrofolate cobalamin methyltransferase: MILIGELINSSRQPVAEAIAAKDVKYIQNLAQAQAAAGVHYIDVNCGTRLADESQVLVWLTQIIQEVVDLPLCLDSPNPEALSKALQVHRGKALLNSISLEQQRYEQMLPIVLEYGCSVIGLCMDDEGMPETVADTVRCAELLVERLLQRGVPMEDLYLDPLVRPLSTNHQAATTFLGAVAALRDRFPTVHLTCGLSNISYGLPKRRILNQAFLVAAMAAGLDSAILDPLDRNLMALVCATEAILGKDPYCAGYLAAHRAGMLEHKET; this comes from the coding sequence TTGATTTTAATTGGTGAATTGATCAATTCCAGTCGGCAGCCTGTCGCCGAGGCGATTGCTGCCAAAGATGTGAAGTACATCCAGAACCTGGCCCAGGCCCAGGCGGCCGCGGGAGTACATTATATTGATGTGAATTGCGGTACCCGTCTGGCCGATGAGTCGCAGGTGCTGGTTTGGTTAACGCAGATCATCCAAGAAGTGGTGGATCTGCCCCTGTGCCTTGATTCACCCAACCCCGAGGCTTTATCGAAGGCCTTACAAGTCCATCGCGGGAAGGCCCTCCTGAATTCCATCAGCTTAGAACAGCAAAGGTATGAACAAATGCTGCCAATTGTCTTGGAATACGGGTGTAGTGTGATCGGGCTGTGCATGGACGATGAAGGGATGCCAGAGACGGTGGCAGACACGGTGCGCTGTGCTGAACTCTTGGTGGAGCGGTTGCTGCAACGGGGTGTGCCGATGGAGGATCTTTACCTGGACCCCTTGGTTCGCCCCCTGAGCACCAACCATCAAGCGGCAACCACCTTTCTCGGGGCGGTGGCGGCGCTGAGGGACAGGTTTCCAACAGTCCATCTGACCTGTGGACTGAGCAATATTTCCTATGGATTGCCGAAACGGAGGATCCTGAACCAGGCCTTCCTAGTGGCGGCGATGGCCGCTGGCTTGGACAGCGCCATCCTCGATCCCTTGGATCGCAACTTGATGGCTTTGGTTTGTGCCACCGAGGCGATTCTAGGAAAGGACCCGTATTGCGCTGGCTATCTAGCCGCGCATCGGGCGGGAATGCTAGAACACAAGGAAACTTAG